Part of the Oncorhynchus tshawytscha isolate Ot180627B linkage group LG23, Otsh_v2.0, whole genome shotgun sequence genome, GCGTATTGGGCAGGTTTAATAGGGGACCGACAGGCTGCAGTTCAATCAATCCCAGTCCGAGTAGCGTTCCAGGCCCTACCCACTTGAAAACTTTCATTCTACTATAAACTCCCTGCGCCCGCTTCCTTCCAGTCCCTCTCTAACACACTTTAAGGGCTTGTGCTCAAAGGGGACTGCCTCGAAAAGCGTGGGCTATGGACTGTGCCTTCTCAGTAACAGGCAAGACACTGCTTGCGCTGTATATCAAGTTTGCCATAGTGTAAACGCTAGGCGCGGGAGGTGGGGGCGGGGGACTGTGAACTTGGGTGCGAGTGGGTGTCCCCTGCAACCCCTCCCTAAGCTATCAAACTCAGGAGTAAATCAATAGATGAATGGGGAAGGCCCCCTCAAAAGGTCTCTCCAAAGACAAACAAGCGATCTGTTGCCTCAACAGTGCCAGGTTCACCAGAAAAGGAGCATGGGAAGGGTGTGGGGGTGACAAGCTGGTACCTGGGTTGAAGTTACTAGATTCAAGTAAGAGTCCAAATTACGGACAGCCACCCCCATCAACATCATGATCGCTACTAGGcttcatgacacacacacacactgactttcACCTGCAAACACCAGCACAAACTTTTCACACATGCTCACCAGTAAAACAGTGGTATGCCCTTTGACTGGACCAAGTGCTCATGAGCTCTAATACATATTTGCAACATGACCGGAAAGTCATCCTTCCAGGTGAGCATCTCATCATCCCGGAATCACACTCCCACAAACACCCAGCTTGACTGACACAAAACAGCACCTCTTCACACAGTCAGTATTTTGGTGACCAGTCAACACCAACTTGCTGCACTTCACAGTCGTGTCAAGGTTCGGTACAATGAAGTTAGTCAGTCAGCCCATTCACAGCAGCGTGTCACTCTGCTATCGGTACCAAAAGAAACCTCGAACAGAGCTTTTCTCTCACCCCAaattgagagggaaagagaactagagagggGGGTGTACAGGCCTACAACATGAAGCTATGTTATGGAGGGATGTAATGCACACTCAAGTTGGTCTTTCAATATATTGGCAAGAGAATGTATCACAACTGTGTATTCAGCAAAGCTGTTGACAAAATAAATGGGTCCTTGTCACATGCAGTCAAATGTTCATAACATGGTTCAGAATGCTAAACCACAATAAATTACAAAATGACCAATTCCATGGAAATCATCTGTGCAACTTGGGAATACAACATTTACTGAGAATCATCCATTTTAATGCTCCAAATGTATGAGGACATGCAACACTTCAATAAAGAATCATGACTCGGTAGCTTAGAGACAATGTCAAATGGCACCCAACCTTTCACCTAAAAACCAACGAGGGAATGATTTTTCTGGTTAGGGTTAACAAACATATGATGGACGTGGATAATTCATTAAGATCAAAATACATCAAATTCTGATGTGTACAAATCATAACGACATATGCATTAACGTGTAATAATGGTTTCACTTCGGTGCAGTGGTAACAGTAAGAGAATGAAGCCAACATGGTAAGGACAGAGGAAAGTGAATCCATTTTGAACCGGCATTTCTACTTCAGCACCACAGCAAGGGGCTTGCTCATAATGCTACATGGAAATCAAGGGTGTCGGCACCGAGATTTATCCAGGGTATGACTTTGCGACAAAGGTTATTCAAAATATTCACCAACAAATACACAATAACAGACTGCTTTTCACAGTCTTAGGTGGCAATTTCATCAGAAACTGCATGTCCCTCCCAATTCACACGCGTGTGAACATATGAAGATCCTAGGGTTGTAATGTCATCCTTCATAccgaaatcaaaatatatatataattatgacATTCTTTAATGTATCAGTTTTTTCTGAATCACCAACCACAGCCTTCATCAGAGATTACAATAATACCCTTCCACGCTGTCTTGCTGTGAATTCTAAAATGCAGTTTGCAGCAATGCAGTGGCTTTTGGACATTCTCTTTAAAATATTTGCATTAGCTAGTTAAAGGAAACACTGCAGATAAAATTAGGCAGGAGTGATTTAGAATACGGCATCCATAATTTCTCAATTTTACCACAAGTAGGAACAGTGGCTGTGATGCATTGAAAAGGGAGGATATCCCAGTCATACATCAAATCGTAATAAGTCCATGATGAGGCATGCTCATGGACAGCTTACATGGCCAACACTGCCCATACAAAATATTGAGACTACTGGGCAGGGTGACTTTTGATAATCCTACTTCATTCCTACTGAGAATGTGATTTCTAAAAGATGGAAAAGGATAGTCTGAACTAGCCTCGGATACATTGTAGCTGTCTATGGCAGTTTTCCATCATGGCGAATCACAACCAACTACATTGCAAGGCATCACTACGGGGGAAAATGTAGCTACTTGCTCAATTGTCCACAAAGTGTACGAATCGATAAATAATGTTACAAGCCAAAAGAATGTCCTGTACAATTAACTAGAACCATAGTGATTGAAATGGCATATTGATGCTGAAGGTTGGAGGACATGGGAGGGTACGGAAGGTGCTGTTTGTATGGATGTCAGTTTATCATCATGGTCTTCTTCAAACACATGACGACTGATGACAAAAAACGGCATCTTCACAACAAATGAGTTAAAACCCAGTGAGTGAATATACCAAGCTTCTCTTACCTCAGGTGGTGGTTCGTTTCCAGCTTCCCGGAGCAGCCATTATcagtattcctctctccctccgtcctagCCTCCACCACAGGTACCGGGCAGAATAAAAAACCGGTAAACcaatcccccccacccccaaactgTCACCCCTCTGATGGGTGAGATATCCTAATAACGAGAGGGTAGTGTCGTTTTTTGCAATAAATCCCCGTCAAAAACTCGGGTCTTCAGTGAGTTTAGTCTCCAAAACGCAGTCCAGCAAGAGCGCAGGATGAAACCGGAGGTTCGGCGCGGTCCGCCCAGCGCAAACTAGCTAGTTAATTGAGCAGTTCACAGGTAACAGATGTGGTACCGCTTGGGTAGCATGGCGATGGCTAGGTTGTCGTCCAAAATAGACATTATCTCTCCGTTGATTCTTTCGTGGCCGCTGTTTCACTTAAGAAACCATGTAACGTTAGCAAACGGATAACGTTCGGTTTATCGTAGCTGCTGAGTCTGggaggctagctaacgttagctggctaactaactagctagctttcACTGTAACTGTTAGTACTAATATCCAACTACGTGTTGCATGTTGTGGTGAACGGGAGGGTGAGTAAgtgtttaaataaaaaataaacgatTAAAATAAAATTGGGGTATTTATTGCACCGCTATAACTAGCGATGTGCATTCGCAAGGGACCCCCCCTCTCTGGCCGTTAATCTCGATCACACCACAGACTGCACTAGCTATCGCTTAGACAAGGGTCTGCACGAAAAGCGCGCCCTCGACACGAAGCTCGTTCCCGCCTGTCTGAGTTGCATTCCCCCTACAAAATGGCCGCCAAAATAAACCTGTAACAGCCAAACTATCTACTACCTGTGGTGTGAAATTAAATAGCACATGGATAGCCTGTTCATAATCTAACGCAGCGGTAATACATTTTTATGTAAACTGCCTCGGTATTTAAAAGGGCAACATTAGGTTTTAGGGTGAGGTAGCCACGGCAGGTACCAAGCCAACGTTGCTAGCTACCCTAACATAGCTAGCAAGCTCGTGCGTGTTTCCTGAACAGCAGCAAACCTTGACGTAATCACCAATACGGTAAGCACCTTAGCGAACAAACTAGCTAAATGAGTACATTTAGAGTCATGGACATGCTGATATGTTTAGCTATTATAAATGATCGTAATACCGGTAAATTATAAATAGCGATTAATTGAAACATTCTGTGCTTGAAACTTGAATGACTGTTTAATGTTAGTCCCTCAAGAAGATTTGCTATCATACTACCAGCACCCAACTAGCTATCAGTGAATCATAATATCCCATCAACTAAACACCAATCATGTTCAAATTACCCGCCTCATTCGCACGTTGACGAAAACCACTGACCAATCTGTATGGTCGTTCACTTAAAATGGCGGCGGTCACTACTGATAAATTGTCGCACGAGCTGACACAATCAGTGTGTAGGTTGTTTTAGTACAACAGCAGCTAGTCACCACTTTTAGAAACCGTCATTTGGTAACGGTGAATACAACTGTCATTACTCAAAAGCGCGTTCATATTAAGTTAACCCATAGCAAACCACACAGAAAAATAAAcgctacatgcaacaattttactgagtacATAAAATTATTTCAGAcctcatctatggatttcacatgactgtgcagcCCATAGGCAacgggagccaggcccagctaatCAGAACGTGCTTCcccaacaaaagggctttattgcagACAAATGCTCCTCCCCTCAGCCAATCCCGAAGAAGCCAGGTGTGGAGATCATGGGTACACGTGGTCGGAGGTTGTGAGGCTAGACATACTGTTAAATTGGTGGCTTATGATTGAGAAATGACCATTCAATaacctggcaacagctctggaggacattcctgcagtcagcattcggTATAGTTCTGAGTGACCATAATTTATGTCATGATTACACATTGTTCCTCTGACCAGGTCTTAAAGTGCAGAACTAAATCAAATATACAATCACATACAGTTTCAATAAAAAAGTCAAGGTACACACAGGTAGGGATAGGCCATAGTCTTGTTAACATCAAGGAAAAACAATTGTCTTTGACTTCAACGATAAACGGAAAATGTTGCTCTTTATAAGCATAAGATTACAAATGTGAATATTAAACAAAACCCTAAAAAAGTTAAATCAACATATCAAGCTTTGCCTCTGTACAGTACTTTACATGGCACTACAGAGTTAATTAGCGAAGCTATTTCCACCCCAACACCCTCTCCCCAGACACAAAAACACAGTTATGTACTTCCAAAGCGACAGACAAGCAACTGTCCAAGCTCTGGAGACAGCAATACTAAAATGGTCAGTTCGGATATGGGTGTAAGCATGTGGGGGTCCAATCAGTGCCCCGGTGCTGGGCATCCCCCCACATGGCAGAGGTGGGCCCACAGAAAAAGTCACTATGCCACAGCTGCTAAGGGCCAGTTCACTTCTTATTCTTGGGGGCAGGTCTGTAAGGAGGAAGATTTGATCAATTGTCATTAAAGATGAAATACATTCTGCAGGGTAAAAGCTTTTAAATGAATTTGATGCCAAAACTCAGATTTATAGAAATGAATTTATGCAACAAATCCAGGCAAAATAGTTAAATATACATCAGGGGTCATGTTAAAATTCAGAAACCTGAATTTACAAAATGTAGACCATAAACAAATCTGCATTTTAAACCATTTCACCTGCATTTTATATTTAAAGCAAGTTGATTTGCTTCAATAGTGACCAGGGGCGTGCAACAAGTTTTCcatcacagaaaatacattagtgcaacacattcaGCACAAAATCACTTCATTCATCAGACAGAAGTGCAATGCTAATAGCAACAAGTAAATGTGCTTATAATGAAAAAGCAAGCTACATTTCCTAAGGTTTTGCTTGAAGTGTAGAACACCGTCTGAATATGTACCGTTCGTCATCCGAGTGGAAAAGTGCAACAGAAGCTAAATGAGCTACAAAACGCAGCCAGATACTCATTATGCATATTGTTTTTTCCATTAACGTGACCCATGTACATTTATAAACAAGCATTTCCTCACCTGTAGATTCCTACTACGATGGCGTGATCTCTCTCATAAGGCTCCAGTGTTAGCTGCTCCTGGGGCTTCATGTTTTCTGAGCCCATCTTCTTCACCTCTGCAGCAAACACAGCCTCCGGTGCTGCCGTTGAGTCAATGCAGTTTGCCTGGAGGGAGACAAGACAAACGTACTTTAATCCCACTGTACCTGAAGCACTGGCCCTCAGTAACAGTAATCTAGGTTGCTCCTAAACCCAAAAGCATTGCAGCTCAATGCAAATGTTCAATGTCTAATGTCTTAGATTGCATGCTTAATTAAGAAGAGTATTCCAAAAGATGGCACCACTAACTACGAATAACAGCTTTTTGCACAGTCTCAATGTTTTACCTTGATTGAGATGACAAAGTGCCCTCCGTTCTTGAGGAAGTTGTGGGCGTTGAGTGCAACAATTCTGGTCTGATCAGGCTGGGCCACATCAGCGAAGATGACATCTACCATGCCTGCACAAAGCGGGTACAGCCAGAGTTGGTAAAACATACATAAACCACCAGAGTATTTTGGCATCAGTGAATGATTTTGATGACTTACCAACAAGCATGCGGTATTTGTGTGGATGCCGGGCGTCCTCAATGATGGGAATGATATTGGTTCTCTTTTTGGCAACGTTGAGCAGATCACGCCCTGACCTGTGAGAGAACTCTACAGCATACACAAGACCCTCCTACAAAACAGAGGCCAAGTCATTACATGTACAGGGGTCAAAGGAATGAAGGTCCACACTTCATTGTGATAGTTAATTGTTCTAAACAAGACCATTATCGAGTAGCCCAACTAAACCAGTGAGTTCTGATTATGTGGAAATATACTCACAGGTCCAACGATGTCTGACACGTGGGACACTGTCGTCCCTGATGCAGCTCCCAGGTACATGACCTTCGAGCCGGGTTTGATGTGGATCTGGTCAACGCCCCCCAAGATGGCTGCTGCCAGCTTTGACCGGAAAGGGTTCCACGCTCTGTACTCAATCTTCGTTTCTCCTTCCTCGACATTCATCCTTTTTTCTCCGTACACAGACTCTCCAATTACCATGTTCTTTGTCACCAGGGCATCCTCCTTACCACGGCAGATGAACACACCTGAAGGCAGAAAAAAAAGAGACGCATGAAATTACAACACACCAATATATTGGGAACATGACAGTTAAGAAATTGTGTAGAGTGGATGCTGCTGAAAAATAAACAATAGTGCAACTACAGGCCTCTGCTGGAGACAGCTTGCATTGCACAGCTCCCCAACTTTTCCACTCACCTTCATGTCTATGAGGCTCCACTGTGACTTTCCTGCCCGCGCCGAAGCCCCCGCGTCCACCTCTACCCCTGGGGGTGCCACGACCACCTCCACGGCCTCTGAAGCCACCCTCGCCACTTGGAGACCTAAATCCACCTCCTGTAACAGGAAAATAACACTTAATGTCCAGTTCTTGCCCAAATTAACCAAGTGCGGAAAACAACTTTCACCcaacaaaaaaatgtcaaataaaaccTAGCTATGTTTGACTTACCACCACCTCTTCCTCTGAATCCTCCCCGTCCGCCTCTATCTCCAAAACCTCCCCGTCCACCACCTCTGTCTCCAAAGCTCCCTCTTCCTCGGaagcctcctctgcctcctcgATCACCACCCCGAGGGCTGAATCCTAAAAGGAAGATGAAAGACTAACATTCAAATGTGTATGGCACATGACATGTTGCCAAGGCCTGGTGCAAACAACTGCATGAGAGATGCTTCGGATTTATGGTGCATGCTACAGTATAGATTACTTATAGAATCATAGATCTCAACTAATGCATGCTTATGTCTTACAGCCATGATAACTAAATACAGGTTAAGTTAATTTCACCACCTGTGACGAATTGATACCCTAATAGCGGATTAAAGGGGTACAGTAAAGAACTTGGAAATGGAACCGGATATCCAATATTTTTGTATGTCTCGGTGTTAGTTTGCCATCTAACTAGAAGACTGCATTTGAGCTCGAGTGGTAAACCAAAGATAGTGGGTAAACAGCATGACATGGCCGTCCATGAATCTAGCTAATGCAATGGGTTAGTTATTTAATGACCTGGATACATGCATGTTAGCATGTTGAGTACCAACAccgttaaaaaaatatttggctGGGCACTCATAAACCCAAAACACGTTCAATATAACAAGAATGCGTGCGTTGTGTGCAATAACTACCTAGACTGCTTGCTAGCTACTTGGCTAACGTTAGTGCGTATGAACACGTGCTTAGTTTTCGTGCCATGCGGGCTTCACCATTGCGGAAAATGTGCATTAAATCACAGCAGATGCAAATACAGTCCAAACACTTTAATATGAATGATCATTAGGTGAAATTAAAACACACACGTCCTAATTGTAACTATCGTTAGCTATATGCACTATTTACTTTTTGTCCAAGTTATGTGAGAGAAACCATAGCTAACGTTACTGCTCGCAACACTAGGAAGATTAAATAACTTGACAATAATATTTGGGCTTCATAATAATAGACTGACCCGCATTTCGATTATGTTTACCCAATTGATCAAATAAACTTACCTGGTGTCATATTTGGTCGATTGCTGTGCTCTCAATCTAAAACAGCTCGAATTTGCTTAACCGGTTCTCTTCTACCTTCTTGTGAAGACTCAGCAGAAACTACGTAATAAAGTGACCATGTGTCACCAGACTCCTCCTTCCCATGATACACCACGGTCTGGACGCTTGGGATTTTGTCGCCACCTAGCTTGGACGTCCATAAATACACCccactcatctttatcaagggtgtcaataatttcggacTTTCTTTTCTTGAGCCGAACACtgtagaggtaaaaaaaaaaaaaaaaaatactgcctACAGTCAGTCCTGACGGATCATAAAGTCATATGGCTGACTAAGAATGTGCAGTAATGATGATACGAAATACTCTGGTGGTTATTGGAAATTGAATAACTGCATGATGATTTAAAACATCTGTTTAATGGAAATGTAACTACCTCTAATGCAGAATATGGGAAATATTGGGAACGGCTGAAATTTAAAATCCACTCAGCCTGTATTACTTATGAAAAATTGCTTGGTTTAAGGAGATGTAAGGTAGCTGAGCTCTATAAGAAGCTTGATCTTAATGAGAAAGCTCAAATGAAGGAGTCACAATTTACACAATTCACAATACCGTAAGTCACAATTTTATCTTTGATTGTCTTAAGCATTTGAAGTTtggtcattttttgttgttggtgcTATTAGAACTCTGTATAATGGTAGCAGTAGCTGTATCAAACTGTCATGGAACATCCTCAATGTTTAACATTTACAAAGGAATACAACAAAGTTGTCCAGTCTCACCTTTTTTATTAGTTTCTCAAACATTCTGCCCATTAGTTTATCAAAGTCTATTTGAAGGCATGACATTCTAGGTGAGAGAGATCAAGATATCCCCAACTGGCAGATGACACCTCACTTTTGTTTGAAAAATGTGTCAAACTAGATTAGCATTGGATATTGTGAAGCAGTTCTCcaaaatgtaaatagtccgggtggtcATTTGATTAGTtattcagcagttttatggcttgtgggtagaagctgttaaggagccttttgttcctagacttggcgctctgagactgcttgccgtgcggtagcagagagaacagtctatgacttgggtgactggagcctgacaatttttagggcctctttgacaccgcctagtatataggtggatgtcaggaagcttggccccagtgatgtactaggccgtacgcactaccctctgtagcaccttagggtcagatgctgagcagttgccataccaggcggggatgcaaccggtcaggatgctctcgatggtgcagctgtagaactttgaggatctagggacccatcttttcagtctcctgaggtggaaaaggtattgccgtgccctcttcacagctgTCTTGGTGTTTGGAGcaggatagtttgttggtgatgtggacaccaaggaacttgaaactctcgactcgCTCCACTTCAGTTACGTCGATATTAATGGCGGTCTGTTCGGCCATCCTTTTCCTATAGTCTGAGTGAGAGGTTGTCTAGTATTATATCTTTCCAAATGTGAGATGTTTGTTCTGAAATGAGCTGTCAATCCAGCAGATTGTAACATCACTGAAAAAGATACTGTAACCTACCTAGGTGTAAAGACCACCAAAAATCTTAAGGCTGTGAATGAGCTTAATATCAAGTTTCAGGACAAGACACAGGCAAAACAataggtcaagggcaggcagtggtcagtaatccagatcaaaGTCCatgaggtacagaatggcaggctgTCTCAGGGTCCGGGCacgcagaggtcaataatccagggtggtgtgacaaggtacaaaacagcaggcaggctcagggcaggcggAAGGGTCaaaaaagacaggagcaagggaaaACCGTTGGTAGACTTGACCAACAaaagaactggcaacagacatacagagaacacaggtataaatacactggggataatggggaacaTGGGCGACACTtggagggggttggagacaagcacaaagacaggtgaaacaaatcagaAACACTTCATTTCAATCCTGTAACTGAATCTATCTAAATAAATTAACCTTATGGTTAGGCAGGGATTTAAATATTCAAGGTAGGGTGCTTTTATCCAAAACTGAGGGGCTATCTCGTTCATCCTATATTTTTCCCCAAATCCACTTTAGATAAGCTATTGTACAACTTCATATGGAAAAGTGGGATAAAATCTTTACTTAATGCATACATAGAATAATGCATATTTTGGAAAATCTCCTATTGTAAGTGATACCCAGGTGAATGGCATATGTTTACTAGATAAGAAATTCAGCAATCGTTTATTAAGGGATATTTTCTACAGGAATTCTATTCCTTCTGCTATATTTTGTTAGGCTTCATCGTTTGATATAAACTGGCGCAGTGCTTGACTCACTCCACGCAAATTggtttcaactgaaatgtgtcttctgcattaaACCCATCCCCTCtgaatcgacatccacgtcttcggcgcccggggaacagtgggttaactgccttgctcaggggcagaatgacagatttgtcagctcagggattccatCCAGCAACCTACTGgtgcaatgctctaaccactaggctacctgcgcccCTCAAAAGGAGATCTCCTTTAAGATTGTCCATAGATTTTACCTGTGTAATAGCTTGATTTCTAAATATATACCTGATGCTACCAGTGAATGCAGTTTTTGTGAACTAAAAACTGAATATATTGAACACTTATTTTGTAATTGTTTTCAAAGTGAGGTATTCTGGACTGATGTGAAACTATATCTTGGCAACAAAATGCATATAACCATTGAAATATCTCAATTTTACATTATTTTACTACACTGATTCCACAATTGAATGTCAGTATGTCATAAATCTCTTTATTTTACGAGGAACATT contains:
- the LOC112245866 gene encoding rRNA 2'-O-methyltransferase fibrillarin produces the protein MTPGFSPRGGDRGGRGGFRGRGSFGDRGGGRGGFGDRGGRGGFRGRGGGGGFRSPSGEGGFRGRGGGRGTPRGRGGRGGFGAGRKVTVEPHRHEGVFICRGKEDALVTKNMVIGESVYGEKRMNVEEGETKIEYRAWNPFRSKLAAAILGGVDQIHIKPGSKVMYLGAASGTTVSHVSDIVGPEGLVYAVEFSHRSGRDLLNVAKKRTNIIPIIEDARHPHKYRMLVGMVDVIFADVAQPDQTRIVALNAHNFLKNGGHFVISIKANCIDSTAAPEAVFAAEVKKMGSENMKPQEQLTLEPYERDHAIVVGIYRPAPKNKK